From a single Burkholderiales bacterium genomic region:
- a CDS encoding 1-acyl-sn-glycerol-3-phosphate acyltransferase, with product VIAAASRRPVRFVMDHHVFRIPILNFVFRTSRAIPIASAKENPQLLERAYDEIAAALEAGELVGVFPEGRITDSGELYPFKSGIARIVERTPVPVVPLALRGLWGSSFSRKHGIGRSIPRKLFAKIELIAASPVAPAYATPESLQETVLGLRGDWK from the coding sequence GTCATCGCCGCTGCGTCGCGACGCCCCGTGCGCTTCGTAATGGATCATCACGTTTTCAGAATCCCGATTCTGAATTTCGTGTTTCGCACCAGCCGCGCGATTCCGATCGCCTCGGCCAAAGAGAATCCGCAACTGCTGGAACGCGCGTACGACGAGATTGCCGCCGCGCTCGAAGCTGGCGAACTGGTCGGTGTTTTTCCCGAGGGACGTATTACCGACAGCGGCGAGCTCTATCCATTCAAGTCCGGCATCGCGCGCATCGTCGAACGTACGCCGGTGCCGGTCGTGCCGCTCGCGCTACGCGGCTTGTGGGGAAGTTCGTTCAGCCGCAAGCACGGCATCGGCAGGTCGATACCGCGTAAGCTGTTCGCAAAAATCGAATTGATCGCCGCGTCGCCTGTCGCGCCCGCGTACGCGACGCCCGAAAGTCTGCAGGAAACGGTGTTGGGCTTGCGCGGGGATTGGAAATAG